From Salipiger profundus, a single genomic window includes:
- a CDS encoding indolepyruvate ferredoxin oxidoreductase family protein, protein MTKQEITLEDRFNLDRSPVLLNGTQALVRLMLIQKARDRAAGLNTAGYVTGYRGSPLGAVDMQMTRAAKHLAASDVLFKEGLNEDLAATALWGSQQAELRGEGKFDGVFGLWYGKGPGVDRSGDVMRHANMAGTSKHGGVLMAMGDDHTGESSTVLHQSEWALVDAYMPVVSPAGVQEILDYGVYGYALSRFAGVWVGLKTMKDTVEATAVVDGRPDRMSLVMPDFDMPPGGLNIRLGDTPHEQERRIIDFKRFAAEEFSHANRIDRRVWGKPGAKIGFVSVGKNWLDLVHAMSLLGIDEAEAERLGITTYKVGQVFPLDMKGFHDWAEGLDLIVVVEEKRKLIEVQVKEAIFDDRRGRRVWGWHKGGGAGTMHGPELFPTQGALDPVMIAERLGAILLEEGRTTDRLKAAMQSLDEARKSDNAEDIAARLPYFCAGCPHNSSTKLPEGSRAYAGIGCHYMVQWMDRETSGFTHMGGEGANWIGEAPFSTRKHVFQNLGDGTYNHSGVQAIRAALAAGTNITFKILYNDAVAMTGGQANEGGLTADRIAHELVAMGVQNVAVVYDEKEEVDLKGFPQGVETHERSELEDVQSRYATLEGVSAIVYIQTCAAEKRRRRKRGTFPDPDKRVFINTDVCEGCGDCGVQSNCVAIVPEETELGRKRAIDQSSCNKDFSCLKGFCPSFVTLEGAKLRKSATTELKLPDMPLPTLPQIDGTHNLVITGVGGTGVVTIGAVLAQAAQIAGLGAGMMEMAGLAQKGGAVHIHLRVANRPEDISAVRVAIGEADALIGGDLVVSAGAKTLGLTRSGRTGAVVNSHEIITGDFTRDTEFALPADRLRLALEARMQDRVQLFDATELARATLGDSIFSNMMILGAAWQQGLVPVPHDAIAKAVELNGAAVEKNLRAFEIGRWAMLHPEEAERIVTPNVVEKPKTPEQKIAFREEHLTAYQNKRLARRYRRMLDRIEDPSLREAVAEGYHKLLSYKDEYEVARLHLETRRKASETFEEGFRMNFHLSPPVMSKEGPDGRPVKKQYGEGMLRAFGILAKLKGLRGTPLDPFGRTTERRMERALIAQYERDMDEILPLLTPETTEAAIALARLPLTIRGFGPVKEANEREASKRREELLSVIRQGGAPLTQAAE, encoded by the coding sequence ATGACCAAGCAGGAAATCACGCTCGAAGACCGCTTCAACCTGGACCGCAGCCCGGTCCTGCTGAACGGAACCCAGGCCCTCGTGCGCCTGATGCTGATACAGAAGGCCCGCGACCGAGCGGCGGGGCTCAATACCGCCGGATACGTGACGGGCTACCGAGGCTCTCCGCTCGGTGCCGTCGACATGCAGATGACCCGCGCCGCGAAACACCTCGCGGCGAGCGACGTGCTCTTCAAGGAAGGCCTGAACGAGGATCTCGCCGCCACGGCGCTCTGGGGCAGCCAACAGGCCGAGCTGCGCGGCGAAGGCAAGTTCGACGGGGTTTTCGGCCTCTGGTACGGCAAGGGGCCGGGCGTCGACCGCTCCGGCGACGTCATGCGCCACGCCAACATGGCCGGCACCTCGAAGCACGGCGGCGTGCTCATGGCAATGGGCGACGATCACACCGGCGAAAGCTCGACCGTGCTGCACCAGTCCGAATGGGCGCTGGTCGATGCCTACATGCCGGTTGTCTCGCCTGCGGGCGTGCAGGAGATCCTCGACTACGGCGTCTACGGCTACGCGCTGTCGCGTTTTGCCGGCGTCTGGGTCGGTCTCAAGACCATGAAGGATACGGTCGAGGCGACGGCGGTCGTCGACGGGCGTCCCGATCGCATGTCGCTGGTGATGCCCGATTTCGACATGCCGCCGGGCGGGCTCAACATCCGGCTCGGTGACACGCCGCACGAGCAGGAGCGGCGGATCATCGACTTCAAGCGCTTCGCCGCCGAGGAATTCTCGCACGCCAACCGCATCGACCGGCGCGTCTGGGGCAAGCCCGGTGCGAAGATCGGCTTCGTCTCGGTCGGCAAGAACTGGCTCGATCTCGTGCACGCGATGTCGCTGCTGGGCATCGACGAGGCCGAGGCCGAACGGCTGGGCATCACCACCTACAAGGTGGGACAGGTCTTCCCGCTCGACATGAAGGGGTTTCACGACTGGGCCGAGGGGCTCGACCTGATCGTCGTGGTCGAGGAAAAGCGCAAGCTGATCGAAGTGCAGGTCAAGGAGGCGATCTTCGACGACCGCCGCGGCCGCCGCGTCTGGGGCTGGCACAAGGGCGGCGGCGCCGGCACGATGCACGGCCCCGAACTGTTCCCGACGCAGGGCGCGCTCGACCCGGTGATGATCGCCGAGCGTCTGGGCGCCATCCTGCTGGAAGAAGGCCGCACCACAGATCGCCTCAAGGCCGCGATGCAAAGCCTTGATGAGGCGCGTAAATCCGATAACGCCGAAGACATCGCCGCGCGGCTTCCGTATTTCTGCGCCGGCTGTCCACACAACAGCTCGACCAAGCTGCCCGAGGGCAGCCGTGCCTACGCGGGCATCGGCTGTCATTACATGGTGCAGTGGATGGACCGCGAGACCTCGGGCTTCACCCACATGGGCGGCGAAGGCGCCAACTGGATCGGCGAGGCACCGTTCTCGACCCGCAAGCACGTATTCCAGAACCTCGGGGATGGCACCTACAACCACTCCGGCGTGCAGGCGATCCGCGCGGCGCTGGCAGCGGGCACCAACATCACCTTCAAGATCCTCTACAACGACGCCGTCGCCATGACCGGCGGACAGGCCAACGAAGGCGGCCTTACGGCCGACCGCATCGCGCATGAACTGGTGGCGATGGGCGTGCAGAATGTCGCCGTGGTCTACGACGAGAAGGAAGAGGTGGACCTGAAGGGCTTCCCGCAAGGCGTTGAAACCCATGAACGTTCCGAGCTCGAAGACGTGCAGTCGCGTTATGCGACGCTCGAGGGCGTTTCGGCCATCGTCTACATCCAGACCTGCGCCGCCGAGAAGCGACGCCGGCGCAAGCGCGGCACCTTCCCGGACCCTGACAAGCGCGTCTTCATCAACACCGACGTCTGCGAGGGCTGCGGCGATTGCGGCGTGCAGTCCAATTGCGTTGCCATCGTGCCGGAAGAGACCGAGCTTGGCCGCAAGCGGGCCATCGACCAGTCGAGCTGCAACAAGGATTTCTCCTGTCTCAAGGGGTTCTGCCCATCCTTCGTGACCCTCGAGGGCGCGAAGCTGCGCAAGTCCGCCACGACCGAGCTGAAGCTGCCCGACATGCCGTTGCCGACGCTGCCGCAGATCGACGGCACGCATAACCTGGTGATCACCGGCGTCGGCGGAACCGGCGTGGTGACCATCGGCGCGGTGCTCGCGCAGGCGGCGCAGATCGCCGGGCTTGGCGCGGGCATGATGGAGATGGCGGGGCTCGCCCAGAAGGGCGGCGCCGTGCACATCCACCTGCGAGTTGCCAACCGCCCCGAGGACATCTCGGCGGTGCGCGTGGCCATCGGCGAGGCCGACGCGCTCATCGGCGGCGACCTCGTGGTCAGTGCCGGGGCCAAGACGCTGGGGCTCACCCGGTCCGGGCGCACGGGCGCTGTGGTCAACAGTCACGAGATCATCACCGGCGACTTCACCCGTGACACGGAATTTGCATTGCCTGCCGACAGGTTGCGGCTCGCTCTTGAGGCGCGGATGCAGGATCGTGTCCAGCTCTTCGACGCGACCGAGCTGGCGCGCGCGACGCTTGGGGACTCGATCTTCTCGAACATGATGATCCTAGGCGCGGCCTGGCAACAGGGGCTGGTTCCGGTGCCGCATGACGCCATCGCCAAGGCGGTCGAGCTGAACGGCGCGGCGGTCGAAAAGAACCTGCGGGCCTTCGAGATCGGACGCTGGGCGATGCTGCACCCGGAAGAGGCCGAACGTATCGTGACCCCCAACGTGGTCGAGAAGCCGAAGACGCCCGAGCAGAAGATCGCCTTCCGCGAGGAGCATCTGACCGCCTACCAGAACAAGCGGCTGGCGCGTCGCTATCGCCGGATGCTCGACCGGATCGAGGACCCTAGCCTGCGCGAGGCGGTCGCCGAGGGCTACCACAAGCTCCTGTCCTACAAGGACGAATACGAGGTCGCCCGGCTGCATCTCGAGACCCGCAGGAAGGCCTCGGAAACCTTCGAGGAAGGCTTCCGGATGAACTTCCACCTCTCGCCCCCGGTGATGTCGAAGGAGGGCCCGGACGGGCGCCCGGTGAAGAAGCAGTATGGGGAGGGCATGCTGCGCGCCTTCGGGATCCTCGCGAAGCTGAAGGGGCTGCGCGGCACGCCGCTCGACCCGTTCGGCCGCACCACCGAGCGGCGGATGGAGCGGGCGCTGATCGCGCAGTACGAGCGCGACATGGACGAGATCCTGCCGCTGCTGACGCCCGAAACCACCGAGGCCGCCATCGCGCTGGCGCGGCTTCCCCTGACAATCCGGGGCTTCGGTCCGGTGAAGGAGGCAAACGAGCGCGAGGCCTCGAAACGCCGCGAGGAACTGCTCTCGGTCATCCGGCAGGGCGGTGCTCCGCTGACGCAGGCGGCCGAGTAG
- a CDS encoding LysR family transcriptional regulator — MDWDKLRIFHAVADAGSLTHAGDALHLSQSAVSRQIRALEESLNTTLFHRHARGLILTEQGELLFDATAAMVKRIDAATARIRDSEEEVFGELKVTTTHGFGVLWLAPRLTKLYEKYPDLRVDLMLEERVLDLPMREADVAIRMKEPSQADLIRKRLMSIRMRMYAAPQYIAERGMPGSLDELSTHRLICQNPASSQVAAGKLLVQELLTYDIQTALTVNNYFGVLQAVVANLGIGVLPDYIIEDFPSVVRVLPEIESNEVPVFLAYPEELRHSKRVAAFRDFVQEEIFAHRRQLRAMGAD; from the coding sequence ATGGACTGGGACAAGCTAAGGATCTTTCACGCCGTCGCGGACGCCGGCAGCCTCACGCATGCGGGGGATGCACTGCATCTGTCGCAGTCGGCGGTGTCCCGGCAGATACGCGCGCTTGAGGAATCGCTGAACACCACACTCTTCCACCGCCACGCGCGAGGGCTGATTCTCACCGAGCAGGGCGAACTGCTGTTCGACGCGACCGCCGCCATGGTGAAGCGGATCGACGCCGCCACCGCGCGCATCCGCGACAGCGAGGAAGAAGTGTTCGGCGAACTCAAGGTGACCACCACGCACGGCTTCGGCGTGCTGTGGCTCGCCCCGCGCCTCACCAAGCTCTACGAGAAGTATCCCGACCTGCGCGTCGACCTGATGCTCGAGGAACGGGTGCTCGACCTGCCCATGCGCGAGGCCGACGTGGCCATCCGCATGAAGGAGCCGAGCCAGGCGGACCTCATCCGCAAGCGGCTCATGTCGATCCGGATGCGCATGTATGCCGCGCCGCAGTATATCGCAGAGCGCGGCATGCCCGGATCGCTCGACGAGCTGTCGACCCACCGGCTGATCTGTCAGAATCCGGCCTCGTCGCAGGTCGCGGCGGGCAAGCTGCTGGTGCAGGAGCTTCTGACCTACGACATCCAGACAGCGCTCACGGTGAACAACTACTTCGGCGTGCTGCAGGCGGTGGTCGCGAACCTCGGTATCGGCGTGCTGCCCGACTACATCATCGAGGATTTCCCCTCGGTCGTGCGGGTTCTCCCCGAGATCGAAAGCAACGAGGTGCCGGTGTTCCTCGCGTACCCCGAGGAACTGCGTCATTCCAAGCGCGTCGCCGCCTTCCGCGACTTCGTGCAAGAGGAAATCTTCGCGCATCGACGCCAACTTAGGGCGATGGGAGCAGACTGA
- a CDS encoding carboxypeptidase M32, with protein MSAFQDLMQFERDTGALAQVAGRLGWDQEVMMPPGAGEQRADEMAVMEAMLHARRTDPRVGEWLAVIDPGDLDDEGAAMVRQIRRTYDRSRRVPADLASALARLTSRAHRVWAEARADDDFAAFAPTLREVVRLKREEGAALADGGDVYDALLDDYEPGATAAQLSEMFGALRPRLVALRQAVLERPQPPALQGTFDEQAQMTLARTVAKTFGYEMARGRLDKSVHPFTSGGADDVRITTRTDALDPFNCLYSTIHEVGHAAYEQAVRRSYRFTPLGQGVSMGVHESQSRIYENQIGRSRAFTSWLYARMTEQFGDLGLADADAFYAAVNRVKNGYIRTEADEVQYNLHVLLRFDLERALIAGALEVDDLEDAWNERFLADFGFAVDKPSDGVLQDVHWSAGLFGYFPTYSLGNVYAGCLHKALRSDVPDLDAQMAAGDLGAATAWLRDNVQQFGGLFAPREVIQRACGDAPTEAPLLDYLEAKFGTIYSL; from the coding sequence ATGAGCGCATTCCAGGACCTCATGCAATTCGAGCGTGACACCGGGGCTCTGGCGCAGGTGGCGGGCCGCCTCGGCTGGGACCAGGAGGTGATGATGCCACCGGGCGCCGGCGAGCAGCGGGCCGACGAAATGGCGGTGATGGAGGCGATGCTGCACGCGCGCCGCACCGATCCGCGGGTCGGCGAGTGGCTCGCGGTAATCGACCCGGGCGATCTCGACGACGAGGGCGCGGCGATGGTCCGCCAGATCCGCCGGACCTACGACCGTTCACGGCGGGTGCCCGCGGACCTCGCCAGCGCGCTGGCGCGGCTCACGAGCCGGGCGCATCGCGTCTGGGCCGAGGCCCGCGCCGACGATGATTTCGCCGCCTTTGCGCCGACCCTGCGGGAGGTCGTGCGCCTCAAGCGCGAGGAAGGCGCGGCGCTCGCCGATGGTGGCGACGTCTATGACGCGCTCCTCGACGACTATGAGCCGGGCGCAACCGCAGCACAGCTCTCGGAGATGTTCGGCGCGCTGCGCCCGCGCCTCGTGGCGCTGCGGCAGGCGGTGCTCGAGCGGCCGCAGCCACCGGCGCTGCAGGGGACCTTCGACGAGCAGGCGCAGATGACGCTGGCCCGCACCGTCGCAAAGACCTTCGGCTACGAGATGGCGCGCGGGAGGCTCGACAAGTCGGTGCATCCGTTCACATCGGGCGGGGCCGACGATGTGCGGATCACCACGCGCACCGACGCGCTCGATCCGTTCAACTGTCTCTATTCCACGATCCACGAGGTCGGCCACGCCGCCTATGAGCAGGCGGTCCGTCGCAGCTACCGATTCACGCCGCTGGGGCAGGGTGTCTCGATGGGCGTGCACGAGAGCCAGAGCCGCATCTACGAGAACCAGATCGGCCGGTCTCGCGCCTTTACCTCGTGGCTCTACGCCCGGATGACCGAGCAGTTCGGCGATCTCGGGCTTGCGGATGCGGATGCCTTCTATGCTGCCGTGAACCGGGTGAAGAACGGCTATATCCGCACCGAGGCCGACGAGGTGCAATACAACCTGCACGTGCTCTTGCGTTTCGACCTAGAACGGGCGCTGATTGCCGGGGCGCTCGAGGTCGACGATCTCGAAGATGCCTGGAACGAGCGGTTCCTCGCGGACTTCGGCTTTGCCGTGGACAAGCCCTCGGACGGGGTGCTGCAGGATGTCCACTGGTCGGCCGGGCTGTTCGGCTACTTCCCGACCTACAGCCTCGGCAACGTCTACGCGGGCTGCCTGCACAAGGCCCTGCGCAGCGATGTGCCCGATCTCGACGCGCAGATGGCGGCGGGTGACCTTGGGGCGGCAACCGCATGGCTGCGCGACAACGTCCAGCAGTTCGGGGGGCTCTTCGCCCCGCGCGAGGTCATCCAGCGAGCCTGCGGCGACGCACCGACCGAGGCCCCTCTGCTCGACTACCTCGAGGCGAAGTTCGGGACGATCTACAGCCTGTGA
- a CDS encoding class I SAM-dependent methyltransferase — MSAQTGPGPNDAQQRFWSEGPGRHWVRLHRELDVLHARLTDIILDAAAPQPGERVVDIGCGAGAIAIAAAQRVGPSGHVLGLDISEPLLEVGRDRAAELDTCAPDFALADAQIWAHEGAPFDLCVSRMGLMFFADPVEGFANILTHLRPGGRLVFAAWAAAEHNAWFHVASEEAAARLGPSEPGDPHAPGPTAFADRARVADLLARAGATEIGSREIDTTLTMPGGAAEAAALARHVGPVAAQLRAKEGSDEDAQAILAAVERRFAQWEDARGCHIPARINLFHAIRP, encoded by the coding sequence ATGTCAGCGCAAACAGGACCCGGCCCGAACGACGCTCAGCAACGCTTCTGGAGCGAGGGTCCCGGCCGCCACTGGGTCAGGCTTCACCGGGAACTCGACGTGCTGCACGCGCGGCTCACGGACATCATCCTTGATGCCGCTGCCCCGCAACCCGGCGAGCGAGTGGTCGACATCGGCTGCGGCGCCGGCGCGATCGCGATCGCGGCGGCGCAGCGTGTCGGCCCGTCGGGTCATGTGCTCGGGCTCGATATCTCGGAACCGCTTCTCGAGGTCGGACGCGACCGGGCCGCCGAACTCGACACCTGCGCGCCGGACTTCGCACTCGCGGATGCGCAGATCTGGGCCCATGAGGGCGCACCGTTCGATCTTTGTGTCTCGCGGATGGGGCTGATGTTCTTTGCCGACCCGGTTGAGGGCTTCGCCAACATCCTGACGCATCTGCGCCCCGGGGGCCGGCTGGTGTTCGCTGCATGGGCGGCCGCCGAACACAACGCGTGGTTCCACGTCGCCTCAGAGGAAGCGGCGGCGCGGCTTGGCCCGTCCGAGCCCGGAGACCCGCACGCCCCCGGCCCGACCGCATTCGCGGACCGCGCCCGCGTGGCCGACCTGCTGGCCCGCGCCGGCGCAACAGAAATAGGGTCACGGGAAATCGACACCACGCTCACCATGCCCGGCGGCGCGGCCGAGGCGGCGGCGCTTGCCCGCCACGTCGGCCCCGTCGCGGCACAGCTTCGCGCCAAGGAGGGCTCGGACGAGGACGCACAGGCCATCCTCGCGGCCGTCGAGCGCCGTTTCGCGCAATGGGAAGACGCGCGGGGGTGTCACATCCCTGCCCGGATCAATCTTTTCCATGCGATCCGACCCTGA
- a CDS encoding LysR family transcriptional regulator, with protein MNNWDDLRFLVALSKTGTMTAAAKSLGTNTATVSRRIERLSESLGMPAFVKTSEGWRPSEAVASLIQLAQSFDGELQATLNSQAVDSDAEPVTISIGSLPVISALVLFPGLKQHGSRLSGVKLNFSDRVFKEGLGEHDIVLQYARPAQGRIIARKVGSMSYQLYRFVDTPAGEDWAGLGEGHDDAEVMRIGHSTFGRAPRLRVDSIMALYRLMQTTRLPGPLPDLLAESDPELVPLDPTQPGNMQECWLFFHESRRNDPGIRRAVDWVTHCFEQLNTVNMPGTTKI; from the coding sequence ATGAACAACTGGGATGATCTGCGCTTTCTGGTCGCGCTGTCGAAAACCGGAACGATGACCGCGGCGGCGAAGAGCCTCGGCACCAATACCGCAACGGTATCGCGCCGGATCGAACGGCTTTCGGAGTCGCTCGGGATGCCCGCGTTCGTGAAGACCTCCGAAGGCTGGCGCCCCTCCGAGGCCGTCGCCTCGCTCATCCAGCTTGCCCAGAGCTTCGACGGCGAGTTGCAGGCCACGCTCAACAGCCAGGCGGTGGATTCGGACGCGGAGCCGGTGACCATCAGCATCGGCAGCCTGCCCGTGATCAGCGCTCTCGTGCTCTTCCCGGGGCTGAAGCAGCACGGCAGCCGGCTGTCCGGCGTGAAGCTGAACTTCTCCGATCGCGTGTTCAAGGAGGGCCTCGGCGAGCACGACATCGTGCTGCAATACGCCCGCCCCGCGCAGGGACGCATCATCGCGCGCAAGGTCGGCAGCATGAGCTACCAGCTCTATCGCTTCGTCGACACACCTGCCGGAGAGGACTGGGCCGGTCTCGGCGAAGGCCATGACGATGCCGAGGTCATGCGGATCGGGCACAGCACCTTTGGCCGCGCCCCGCGTTTGCGGGTCGACAGCATCATGGCACTCTACCGCCTGATGCAGACCACGCGCCTGCCCGGACCGCTGCCCGATCTGCTGGCCGAAAGCGACCCCGAGCTTGTCCCGCTCGATCCGACCCAGCCCGGGAACATGCAGGAATGCTGGCTGTTCTTCCACGAGAGCCGGCGCAACGACCCCGGCATTCGCCGTGCGGTCGATTGGGTGACGCATTGCTTCGAGCAGCTGAACACCGTCAACATGCCCGGCACCACCAAGATCTAG
- the ctaA gene encoding heme A synthase, giving the protein MAEKRKLFEEVGAEQPKATPAGGMIDKGRGGARGAIRIWLMLIFALVMVMIAVGGLTRLTDSGLSITEWKPLTGALPPLSQTDWQMEFALYQKIPEFQLQNNQMTLEEFKSIYWWEWGHRQLGRVIGLVWALGFFGFLVARKIPTGWAPRLLGLGALGGLQGAIGWWMVASGLEGEMLDVASYRLATHLGLAFVILGLIAWYVFQLGRSERDLMQARRGREAKLFSMGTGLMHFAFLQILLGALVAGIDAGRTYTDWPLMAGGFFPPQPFDLQPVWRNFFEDPGLVQFMHRMAGYLLFIFGIVTWLRARKSANADTRFRFNAVMAMLLVQVVLGIFTVIYIAPLHIAITHQVGAVVLWVLIIRARFGAQYPKAQSIRGTAR; this is encoded by the coding sequence ATGGCCGAAAAGCGCAAGCTCTTCGAGGAAGTGGGCGCCGAACAGCCCAAGGCAACGCCCGCGGGCGGCATGATCGACAAGGGGCGCGGCGGGGCACGCGGCGCCATCCGGATCTGGCTCATGCTGATCTTCGCGCTGGTCATGGTGATGATCGCGGTGGGGGGGCTCACCCGGCTTACCGACAGCGGTCTGTCCATCACCGAGTGGAAGCCGCTCACCGGTGCGCTGCCGCCGCTCAGCCAGACCGACTGGCAGATGGAATTCGCGCTCTACCAGAAGATCCCCGAATTCCAGTTGCAGAACAACCAGATGACGCTTGAAGAGTTCAAGTCGATCTACTGGTGGGAATGGGGCCACCGGCAGCTCGGGCGGGTGATCGGCCTCGTCTGGGCGCTGGGGTTCTTCGGCTTTCTCGTGGCGCGCAAGATCCCGACGGGCTGGGCGCCGCGGCTGCTGGGCCTCGGCGCGCTCGGCGGGCTGCAGGGCGCGATCGGCTGGTGGATGGTGGCCTCGGGGCTCGAGGGCGAGATGCTCGACGTCGCCTCCTACCGGCTGGCGACGCACCTCGGGCTTGCCTTCGTCATCCTCGGTCTGATCGCGTGGTATGTCTTCCAGCTGGGCCGTTCCGAGCGTGACCTGATGCAGGCGCGACGCGGGCGCGAGGCCAAGCTGTTCTCGATGGGCACCGGGCTCATGCATTTCGCCTTCCTGCAGATCCTGCTCGGCGCGCTGGTGGCGGGCATCGACGCGGGCCGCACCTACACCGACTGGCCGCTTATGGCGGGCGGTTTCTTCCCGCCGCAGCCGTTCGACCTGCAGCCGGTGTGGCGCAACTTCTTCGAGGACCCGGGGCTGGTACAGTTCATGCACCGGATGGCGGGCTACCTGCTCTTCATCTTCGGCATCGTGACCTGGCTGCGGGCGCGCAAGTCCGCCAATGCCGACACCCGCTTCCGCTTCAACGCCGTCATGGCGATGCTGCTGGTGCAGGTGGTGCTTGGCATCTTCACGGTGATCTACATCGCGCCGCTGCACATCGCGATCACCCATCAGGTCGGCGCCGTGGTGCTCTGGGTGCTGATCATCCGCGCCCGCTTCGGCGCGCAATATCCGAAAGCGCAATCCATCCGGGGGACGGCACGATGA
- the purL gene encoding phosphoribosylformylglycinamidine synthase subunit PurL has product MQEPAITEELIEAHGINPDEYARILQILNREPTFTELGIFSAMWNEHCSYKSSKIHLKGLPTTGPQVICGPGENAGVVDIGDGQAVVFKMESHNHPSYIEPYQGAATGVGGILRDVFTMGARPIAAMNSLSFGEKDHAKTRQLVHGVVEGVGGYGNCFGVPTVGGEVRFHPAYNGNCLVNAFAAGLADSDKIFYSAASGIGRPVVYLGAKTGRDGVGGATMASAEFDESIEEKRPTVQVGDPFTEKRLMEATLELMQTGAVISIQDMGAAGLTCSAVEMGDKGGLGVRLDLEKVPQREKDMTAYEMMLSESQERMLMVLDPAKEAEAKAVFDKWDLDFAIVGETIAEDRFLIMHNGACMADVPLSRLSSSAPEYDRPWDEPAPATPLEDVPQIDPVDGLKALLSSPNYCSREWVYEQYDSQVMADTMRIPGFGSGVIRVHGTDKKLAFTSDVTPRYVKANPVEGGKQAVAEAYRNLTAVGALPLATTDNLNFGNPEKPEIMGQFVQALRGIGDACSALDMPIVSGNVSLYNETDGVGILPTPTIGAVGLIAAGEEPILGYARDGHVAILVGATGSHLGQSALLAEVFNREEGDAPAVDLAEEKRNGEFIRANRDWIKCCTDLSDGGLAMAAFEMAEASGVGVHLDSADTAELFGEDQGRYLIACNFDEAEALMTAAGSAGVTLQSVGRFAGDSVKFGTSEAPLSELSALYRGRFGELFG; this is encoded by the coding sequence ATGCAGGAACCCGCCATCACCGAAGAGCTGATCGAGGCCCACGGCATCAATCCGGACGAATACGCGCGGATCCTGCAGATCCTGAACCGCGAGCCGACCTTCACCGAACTCGGCATCTTCTCGGCGATGTGGAACGAGCACTGCTCCTACAAGTCGTCGAAGATCCACCTCAAGGGTCTGCCGACCACCGGCCCGCAGGTGATCTGCGGCCCCGGCGAGAACGCCGGCGTGGTCGACATCGGCGATGGTCAGGCGGTGGTCTTCAAGATGGAAAGCCACAACCACCCCTCCTACATCGAGCCCTACCAGGGCGCGGCCACCGGCGTCGGTGGCATCCTGCGCGACGTCTTCACCATGGGCGCGCGCCCGATCGCGGCGATGAACTCGCTGTCGTTTGGTGAGAAGGACCATGCCAAGACCCGCCAGCTCGTGCACGGCGTGGTCGAGGGCGTGGGCGGCTACGGCAACTGCTTCGGCGTGCCCACGGTCGGCGGCGAGGTCCGCTTCCACCCCGCCTACAACGGCAACTGCCTGGTCAACGCCTTCGCGGCGGGCCTCGCGGACAGCGACAAGATCTTCTACTCGGCCGCCAGCGGCATCGGCCGCCCCGTGGTCTACCTCGGCGCCAAGACCGGCCGTGACGGTGTCGGCGGCGCCACCATGGCCAGCGCCGAGTTCGACGAGAGCATCGAGGAGAAGCGCCCCACCGTTCAGGTCGGCGACCCCTTCACCGAGAAGCGCCTGATGGAGGCCACGCTGGAGCTGATGCAGACCGGCGCGGTGATCTCGATCCAGGACATGGGCGCGGCCGGCCTGACCTGCTCGGCCGTGGAAATGGGCGACAAGGGCGGTCTGGGCGTGCGGCTCGACCTCGAGAAGGTGCCGCAGCGCGAAAAGGACATGACCGCCTACGAGATGATGCTCTCGGAGAGCCAGGAACGGATGCTGATGGTGCTCGACCCCGCGAAGGAGGCCGAGGCCAAGGCGGTCTTCGACAAGTGGGATCTCGACTTCGCCATCGTCGGCGAGACCATCGCCGAGGACCGCTTCCTCATCATGCACAACGGCGCATGCATGGCCGACGTGCCGCTGTCGCGGCTGTCGTCCTCGGCGCCGGAATACGACCGCCCGTGGGACGAGCCCGCGCCCGCGACCCCGCTCGAGGACGTGCCGCAGATCGACCCGGTGGATGGCCTCAAGGCGCTGCTCTCGAGCCCCAACTACTGCTCGCGCGAATGGGTCTACGAGCAGTATGACAGCCAGGTCATGGCCGACACGATGCGCATTCCGGGCTTCGGCTCGGGTGTCATCCGTGTGCATGGCACCGACAAGAAGCTCGCCTTCACGAGCGACGTGACCCCGCGCTACGTCAAGGCCAACCCCGTCGAGGGCGGCAAACAGGCGGTGGCAGAAGCCTACCGCAACCTGACCGCCGTCGGTGCGCTGCCGCTGGCGACGACCGACAACCTCAACTTCGGCAACCCCGAGAAGCCCGAGATCATGGGCCAGTTCGTGCAGGCCCTGCGCGGCATCGGTGACGCCTGCTCGGCACTCGACATGCCGATCGTCTCGGGCAATGTCTCGCTCTACAACGAGACCGACGGCGTCGGCATCCTGCCAACCCCGACCATCGGCGCCGTGGGCCTGATCGCCGCCGGCGAAGAGCCTATCCTCGGCTATGCCCGCGATGGCCACGTCGCCATTCTGGTGGGCGCCACCGGAAGCCATCTCGGCCAGTCGGCATTGCTTGCCGAGGTCTTCAACCGCGAGGAAGGCGACGCCCCCGCGGTCGACCTGGCGGAAGAGAAGCGCAACGGCGAGTTCATCCGTGCCAACCGTGACTGGATCAAGTGCTGCACCGACCTCAGTGACGGCGGACTTGCCATGGCCGCCTTCGAGATGGCCGAAGCCTCGGGCGTCGGCGTGCATCTCGACAGCGCCGACACCGCCGAGCTCTTCGGCGAGGACCAGGGCCGCTATCTCATCGCCTGCAACTTCGACGAGGCCGAGGCCCTGATGACCGCTGCCGGCAGCGCGGGGGTCACGCTGCAGAGCGTCGGTCGTTTCGCGGGCGACAGCGTGAAATTCGGCACCAGCGAAGCGCCGCTCTCGGAGCTTTCCGCGCTGTATCGGGGCCGCTTCGGCGAACTGTTCGGCTGA